The Desulfovibrio sp. genome segment GCCTGCATTAACGCACTGGCAGATATTGCGCTGGAAAAGCGCGGCCTCCGGGATGTGGCAGCGCTGTAAGCCAACCCGCCCAACGCACATCATCACGGCACCTGACCAAGGGATTATCTGCAGACCAAGCCTTTAGATGCCTCTGTGCTGCTCTTGCTATTTTTTTAATAGCGCGCTATGAATTCCATAGCGCGCGCAAGAACAATCACCAACCGCGGCCCGCAACACGCATGCCGTGAGGGCGCAGGTCACAGAGTCAAACAGCAAGGAGAATCCCATGCCTGTCATCACCATAGCCATGCACAGCACCACTGAAGAAGTGAAGAAGAACCTGATCGAAGGGCTGACTGCGGCCGCAGTGGCGGCCACGTCTGTCCCGCAGGAGAAGTTTGTGGTCTTTGTTGAGGAATATGAAACCGACGCCATCGGCATCGGCGGGCGTACACTCAAGGCAATCAAGGCCGCCCAGTAAGGCGCGGGATTGAATCTGCCGGTCAGACAAACCTAACTGGAAGAGGTATCCCCGGGGGAGGTTGCAGAAGCGAGCCTTTTGCTGAGCAGTTCGTTCCAGCGCTCGGCTTCCTCCGGGGCCACTTCCATGGCCCAGGCAATGGCCCAGGTTCCAAAGGGTTCCAGCAGCTGGTTCAGCTCAAGGCCCATATCGGTAAGGGCGTAGCCCTCGTCCGTGACGCACACAAGCCTGGCTTCGCGCAGTTCCTTCAGGCGGCTGTTGAGCACAGCCGGAGATATGGTTTCGCATACAGTCTGGAGGGCACGAAAGGTAGCAGGCCCATGCCGCAGCTGCCAGATGACGCCCATGGCCCAACGCTTGCCCAAGAGGTCAAAAAGCGCCATGAGCGGCATGCCGCTACGTGAACCGCGAACGGGTTTGCCTGGTTTGGGTATGCTCATCTTTCTGCCATAATATGCTTCGCCGCCAGATGGTTGGTCGGCGCTAGCCCTGCTTTTGAGGCTTTTCTGCCTTGTCGGCGTCAGCGGCATCCACAGTCTGCGCCTCAGCACTTGCCGGTTTTTCGGCATGGTCAGCGGCATCAGCCGCCTCGGGGCTGATAATCTCCGCGTCTGTCACATCGTCATCGTGGGCAGCAGGCTCAGGCTGACTGCCAGCGGCATTGTCCGAACCCGTTTCAGCATCAAGCACCGGCGGCAGGGCCTTGGCCTCCACCACCTGCCCGCCAAGGGCCAGACGTTGCATTTCGTTTTGCGGCAGGGGTATGCAACCCTTGTCCACCAGCACTATCCCCGTGCGTTCCAGCACTTCGCGCCGGTATTCATATTCTTGCTGCATGCGATGGTGGCGGTACATAAACCAGCGGTGCACCAGATAGCACACGGCAATCATGGCGGCCAGACTACCAGCAATCCAGGGGATATAATCGGTCAGCGCGCTGCCAAGGCGCATGAGGGCAGAAAAAGCCCCGTCCACAAAAAACAGGCCCGCGCCTAGCAGCATGATGCCCAGCAGCAGAACCACCGTGGGCGCATTGCGGATAATGGCGTAAAAACGGCGCAGCCGTTCAGGAACCTGCTCGTCGTCCACATTTTTTCCGCTGCCCTGCGCCTCTGCATGCAGGCCGTCTTCACGCCCCAGATAGCGCGAAACCCATGTTCCAGAAAGGTGCACAATGAGCATGAGCCCCACGGGGGCAAGTACCGCGGCCACGGCCCAGCCCAGCCAGGGGAAACGCGCCAGCGGCGGCCCGCCGGGCACTTCGGGTGCCGCGTGCATGACGCCGTAAAAAAAAGACACGCCGCCAACCACCAGCTCCACAAAAAAAATGGCGACCATTAGATATATGAGCGCATCCTTGTACGGCCCTGCGTACCAGGCTGCGCCTTGTGCGCTGCGGCTTTTGCCAGCAGTTTCGGCTGGCTGACCTTGCGCGTCTGATCTGTTTTTCTCTGTTTTCTGCATTCGTTACCTCGGTTCCCGAAACATACGATGTGGCGCTTTTTCCCGCAAGCCCCCATTCCCCGGAACAAGGATTTCACGCCAGAGCATCGCCCTTGCTCAGAAGGCGCATCTGGCTTACCTTGCGTGCATGCACTCTGGGAGGTTCTCATGCATGTTCTGGTGACTGGCGCAGCGGGTTTTATTGGCTACCATCTTTCCCGTCGGCTTCTGGCCGATGGCCACAGCGTTGTGGGCGTTGATAATTGCAACGACTACTACGATGTGCAACTAAAAAAAGACCGTCTGGCCCAACTTGCCGCCATGCCGCAGGCGCGGAATTTTCGACATGAGCCCCTGGACATGGCCGACGGCCCCGCCATGGCTGCCCTGTTTGCCAGCGAGGGATTCACCCATGTGGTCAATCTTGCGGCACAGGCCGGCGTGCGCTACAGCCTCCTGAATCCGGAATCATACCTCAATGCCAACCTGCTGGGCTTTGGACATATTCTTGAAGGCTGCCGCCAGAACAAGGTGGGGCATCTGCTTTTTGCCTCTTCTTCTTCCGTTTACGGCATGAACGCGGCGCGGCCCTATAGCGTGCACCACAATGTTGACCACCCGGTCAGCCTGTATGCGGCTACCAAAAAAAGCAACGAACTCATGGCTCACGCCTACAGCCATCTGTTCCGCATTCCCTGCACGGGGCTGCGCTTTTTTACGGTTTACGGCCCGTGGGGCAGGCCCGACATGGCCCTGCACCTCTTTACCTCGGCCATTGTGCGCGGCGAGCCCATCAAGGTTTTCAACGAGGGCCGCATGCGCCGCGACTTTACCTATATCGACGACATCGTCGAAGGAGTGGTGCGCCTGCTGCCCCTGGCCCCGCAGGCAGACCCCGATTTTGACCCCGAAAACCCCAACCCCGCCAGCAGCTCCGCTCCCTGGCGCATCTACAACATAGGCAACAATAATACGGTGGAACTCAACGATTTCATCAGCACCCTTGAAGACGCCCTTGGCATGAAGGCCCGCAAAGAGCTTTTGCCCATGCAGCCGGGCGATGTTGAATCCACCTGGGCCAATATTGACGACCTCACAGCCGCCACCGGCTTTGCCCCCTCCACGCCCCTCAGCGAAGGCATTGCCCGCTTTGTGGACTGGTACAAAGAGTACTATAAAATATGAACGACACATTCTCCCCATCTGCGGATCATCTGAGCATATCCGCCCCCACGCCCGCCCGGCCTGAAATTCTGGCTCCGGCGGGCGACGCGCCTTCATTCCTGGCCGCTCTTGCAGCCGGGGCAGACGCCATCTATCTGGGCCTCAAGCATTTTTCGGCCCGCATGCAGGCTGAAAACTTTGGCCTTACCGAACTTTCGCGCCTCACAGACCTCGCGCACGCCGAAAACGCGCGCGTCTACGTGGCCATGAATACCTTGGTCAAGCCGGGCGAACCCGCGCAGGCCTATCGGCTTGCGGCACGTCTTGCCCGTCAGGTGCGACCCGACGGGCTCATTGTACAGGATCTGGCCATGCTCGACCTTGCGCGCCAGGCGGGCTTTGAGGGCGGACTTTTTCTCTCCACCCTTGCCAACCTCACACACCCCGAAAGCCTGATTCAGGCCAAGCAGCTGGGCGCTGACCGGGTAATCCTGCCGCGCGAGCTTTCCATCGACGAGATCCGCATGATGGGCGAGGCCTGCCCCGAAGGCCTTGACCTCGAATGCTTTGTGCACGGTGCGCTGTGCTATTGCGTTTCTGGCCGCTGCTACTGGTCAAGCTACATGGGCGGCAAAAGCGGTCTGCGTGGCCGTTGCGTGCAGCCTTGCCGCCGCGTGTACCGTCAGGGCGGCCCCGCTGCCATTGCCCTTGCCCGCAATGCGGAACGCGAGGAACAGGACCGTATGCGCCAGGAACAGTCGCGTATGGATATTGCCCGCAAAAACCGCACCGGACGCGACGGACGCGGCAGGCCCGACAGTCGTGGAAAAGCGGACGACCGCCGCAGCGAATCTTTTGACGCGCCCCGCCGCCCCAGCACGCGCGGGCAGATACGCGGCAAGGAACACAATGGCCGCTGGTTCTCGTGTCTCGACCTTTCGCTGGACGTGCTGGCAAAAACCCTGCTGAACATTCCGCATCTTGTTTCGTGGAAGATCGAAGGCCGCAAAAAGGGCCCGCACTACGTGTACCACGTGGTTACGGCCTACCGCATGCTGCGTGACAATCCCGGCGATGCCCAGGCCCGCAAGGCTGCGGAAGAAATATTGCAGATGTCGCTGGGTCGGCCCGCCTCGCGCGCGCGCTTTTTGCCGCAGAAAGATCATACAATCCCCACAACGCCGGACGGCCAGACCAGCTCCGGTCTGCTGGCAGGCAAGATTCGCATCGAGCCGGAAGGCGGCGTAACGCTCAAGCCCTTCTTTGAACTGCTGCCGCAGGACTACCTGCGCATAGGCGTCGAGGACGAGCGCTGGCACGCAACCATGCCCGTGACCCGGCGCATTCCCAAGGGCGGCAGCCTTACCCTGCGCCTGCCCAAGCACAAGACGCCCAAGGCGGGCACGCCCGTCTTTCTTATCGACAGACGCGAACCAGAGCTCATGCGCATCATCAAAAGCTGGCAGGCACGCCTTGAGGCCATGCCCTCGCGCCCCAGCAAGGCTGTGGAAAGCGACCCGCGCCTGCCCAAGCCCATCAAGGCCAAAACCCGGCCAGACATGTATGTGCGCTCAAGTGTGCCCCATGGCAAGGAAACCCGCACTGGCCGCAACCAGTTGCAGGGTCTCTGGCTTTCGGCCCGCAGCGCCGAGCTTTCGCGCACGGTGGCCCCGCGCATGTGCTGGTGGCTGCCCCCGGTTATCTGGCCTGATGAAGAAGAAACCATTCGCCGTTCAATCATGCGGCTGTGGCGTGACGGCGCGCGGCACTTTGTGTGCAACGCACCGTGGCAGCGCGGCCTGTTCCCCGAGCAGCTGGACGAAAACGCCGATCTGCTGGCCGGGCCTTTTTGCAATGCGGCCAATGCCTCTGCTCTTGGCATACTCGCCAAGATGGGCTTTGTGGGCGCCTTTGTGAGCCCCGAACTGGCGCAGGAAGACATGCTGGCCCTGCCCGCACAAAGCCCCCTGCCGCTGGGCGTGGTGCTCTCCGGCTACTGGCCCGTGGGCATCAGCCGCTTTGGCCTGCTTGGCGTCAAACCCAACGAGCCTTTCCTGAGCCCCATGGGCGAACCCTTCTGGGCGCGCCAGTACGGCGGCAACATCTGGATTTACCCCGGCTGGCCGCTGGATATCACCAGCAAAAGGCAGGAGCTTATGGCGGCTGGCTACGGCTTTTTTGCCCACATGCAGGAAAACCCGCCCGCTTCGGTACCCGACATGCGACGCAAAAGCCTGTTCAACTGGGAAGGAGCCCTGCTGTAAGCCTGCGGGCGGGCAATGGTTGATCCAGCCCGTCACCGCACCCTAACGCATACGCACGGGCCGTCGTCAGAATTTTCTTCTGTCGGCGGCCCATTCGCTGGCGCAGGAACCGCAATGCACACGCAAGATCCCTTTTACAACGCCCGCCAGCTTTTTCCACGTGGGCTTGAACAACCGCAAGGCAGCCTGCGCTTTGGCGCAGATGCCCTTCTGCTGGCAGCCTTTGCCGCGCGAAACGTGGAAAGCATGAACGGGGCGCGGCGCAAAGAGCTTGCGGCGGCAGAGCTAGGCTGCGGCTGTGGTGCGGCCCTGCTGGCGCTGGTTTTGCGTTGCGACACGGTTACGGGGCTTGGGCTGGAAAGGGAGGCACCCCTTGTGCAGGCAGCCTGCGCCAATGCCCGGCATCTGGGCCTCACCGACAGGCTGCGATTTGCGCAGGCAGATCTGGCGGATACGGCATTTATGCCTACCCTGCCCGCTACGTGGGGGTACAGGACTGGCAGCCTTGATCTGGTTATTGCCAACCCCCCATATGGCGTGGAAGGCCGCCCCTCGCCCAGCCACCTGCGCGAACGCGCACTGCGGGGCACACAGGGCAAGGAAGACCGCGCGCACGTGCTGGCGTTTTTTTGCCGGGCCGCCGCCACCCTGCTGCGACATCAGGGATACTTTTTCTGCATCTATGATGCACTGGCGCTGCCTCTGCTGAGTGGCGCGCTGGACGTGGCCGGTTTTGGCCTGCGCACTCTGCTGCCGGTCAGAACGCATGCATCACGGCCCGCTCTGCGGGTGCTCGTGCTGGCCCGCAAAAATACGGCCCACCAGTGCACCATAGAAGCGCCGCTGACGCTGCACACAGGCAAGGCACGTACTGACCAAAGCGGCAAGCCGCAGGTAGATACGGCCCAGGGCACCACGGGCGGTTCCCGCTGGTCGGCACAGGCGCTGCGATTCTGCCCCTGGCTCGCCTGAGGCCGCAAAAAAATCCGCGCCAGCCATATTTAAAACATACTATCAGATATATACACACCATTGCCGCAGGGTGAACCATGAACTTCATAGCTGATCTGCACATTCATTCCCGGTTTTCGCGCGCCACAAGCAAGGCGCTCAATCCCCGTCATCTGGCTGCCTGGGCTCGCTGCAAGGGTATCAACGTGTTGGGTACGGGCGATTTTACGCATCCGCAATGGCGGGCTGATCTGGCGGAACAGCTGGTGCTCGATGAGGAAACCGGCCTGTACCGGCTGGCCGTGGAGCCGGAACCCCTCGATTTTATGGCCGCCTCCACAGGCTCGTACCTGCCGGAAGCCCCTGCCCCACTGTTCATGCTGCAGACAGAGATCAGCTCCATCTACAAGCGCGGCGGCAAGGTGCGCAAGGTACACAACCTTGTGTTTGTGCCCACCCTTGAAGACGCGGAGCGCCTTTCGCGGCGGCTTGCGCAGATCGGCAACCTCAATGCCGACGGCCGCCCCATTCTGGGGCTGGATTCACGCGATCTGCTTGAAATCATGTTGGAATGCGCCCCTGGCTCGGTGATGATTCCCGCCCACGTATGGACGCCCTGGTTTGCGCTGTTTGGCTCAAAATCCGGCTTTGACCGGCTTGAAGACTGCTACGGCGACCTTTCGGAGCACATCTTTGCCCTTGAAACGGGGCTTTCTTCAGACCCTGCCATGAACCGCCTTATCAGCGGACTCGACAACTACGCCCTTGTGTCCAATTCGGACGCGCACTCCGGGGCAAATCTTGGGCGCGAGGCCAATCTTTTTGAGGGCCGTCCCAGCTACGCGGGCATGTTTGCGGCCCTGCGCGCCTCGGCCCGGCGCGAAGACCAGAGCGAGCTGGACTGCCGTTTTCTTGGAACCATGGAATTCTACCCCGACGAGGGCAAGTATCACCTCGATGGTCACCGCGCCTGCAACGTGGTGCTGCAACCCAAGGATTCGCTGGCCCTCGGCAATATCTGCCCTGTGTGCGGCAAGCCGCTGACCGTGGGCGTGCTGCACCGCGTGCTGGAACTGGCCGACCGCGAAACAACGCCGGAACTGCCCCGCGAACCAGAGGTACGGCCCCTCATACCGCTGGCGGAAGTTGTGGGCGAAATTCTTGACGTGGGCCCCACTTCACGCCGGGTGCAGGAGCGATACAGCCGTCTGCTGCGCGAGCTCGGACCAGAGCTGGATATTCTTTGCAGCCTGCCGGAAGCCGACATTCGAGCACACTGGGAGCCGCTGGGTGAGGCCGTGGCCCGCATGCGGCGGGGGCAGGTTTTTCGCGAAGGCGGTTATGACGGCGAATACGGAACGGTGCGTGTTTTTGCGCCAGACGAACTGGCCGATGCCCGCGGCGCCCTGCCGGGTGTAAAAGCGCCTGCCAAACGTGGCCGTAAAAAGGCTGCTGAAACAGCAGGCGAATCGGCAACTATCAGCGCCACCGCTGCCGTGCGGGTGCGCCGGGCCGCACTTCCGCTTGCGGAGAGCGCGGACACCACAGCTGCGGACAATTTTTCTGCCGTAAAATCCGCCGCCCGAACAGAAGCCCCTGCCCGAAGCTTTGCCTACTCCACCGACCAGCAGGCGGTCCTCACTGCCGGGCCAGCACCTGTGCTGGTATTGGCAGGCCCCGGTGCTGGCAAAACCCGCGTGCTCGTGGGTCGCTTGCAGTGGCTTGCCCAGCAGGGCGAAGATATGGGCCGCGTGCTGGCCGTTACCTTTACGCGGCGCGCCGCCAACGAACTGCGCGAGAGACTGGCGGGCGTGTTTTCCGGGTCCCGGGGAGCGGCACCACAGTGCGACACCCTGCACGGGATGGCCTGGGCGGCCTTACGCGCGGCCAGTGGCGACAATCCCCCATTGCTGATGGGCGAAGATGCGGCACTCAGTCTTTTTCGCCTGTCCAACCCAGAGCTGGAACCCCGCGAGGCCCGCAACCTGTGGGACCGCCTTGCACTGGCGCGCGAGGGCGCAACCCTTGACCAAGAGCCCGCCCAAAGCCCGCTGGCGCAGGCCGCAGCCAACTACACGGCCCGCAAAAACGCCAAACAACGCTATGTGGATTACGCCGATCTGCTGGACTGGTGGCTGGCACACGCTGGCACCCGGCCCGAAAGCGCCCGCCCACGGCACGTGCTGGTGGACGAAGTGCAGGATCTTTCTGCCGTGCAGCTCGCAATTGTGCGTGCGCTGCTGCCCGCTGGCGGCAGTGGATTTTTTGGCATTGGCGACCCGGATCAGGCCATTTATGGTTTTCGTGGAGTTGCAGGTCAGAGCGAGGCCAGTTTGCGTGTCTGCTGGCCGGAGCTGGCTGTGTACAGACTGGGGCAAAGTTACCGTTCAAGCCAGAGCGTGCTCGACATGGCCCGCAGCCTTCTGCAGCACAAGGGTCAGTGCGGCCCCCTCAAGGCTGCGCAGCAGCTCACGGCTGACTTGCGCCTCTTTACCGCGCCAGACGAGCACGCCGAAGCCCGCTGGATTGCTGCCCGCGTGCAGCACCTGCTTGGTGCAACGGCCCATACCCTCATGGACAGGCAGGATCCCGACGACCTGCACGGTCTGGCCGGAACCCTCGCCCCCGGCGACGTTGCGGTTCTTGTACGCCTGAAAGCTCAGATCGCCCCCCTGCAGGCGGTCCTTGAAAAGGCGGGAATACCTTGCGCCGCACCCGCTCAGGACACTTTTTGGCAAGACCCTGCCTGCGCGCGGCTGCTGGCCCTGCTCGGCTCTGCTGGCGGCTTTGCGCAGTTTTTTACGGATACCCCCGATGCCGCTGATGATGCCGAATCCTTGCCGGTGGAATGGTGCTCGGCTGTCGGCCTTCCGGCTCCCGAAGCCATGTCCGGCTGGCTGGCGGCCAGGCCGTGGGCGGGCGAGCTTTTTACCGGCGGGCACAGCTGGCGGCAGTTGTGCCGCACATGGAAGCAGAGCGGCAGCTGGTCAGCTTTTTTTGAGCAGCTTGCCTGGCTGCAAGAGGCAGAACTTGTGCGCGAAAAGGCCGAGCGGGTACAGATTTTGACCCTGCATGCCTCCAAGGGGCTTGAATTTCAGGCTGTGTTTATTCCTGGGCTGGAAGACGGCCTGCTGCCCATGCGCCGTGACATGCTGTTTGCAGGTAAGGAAGAGGGATCTGGTCAGGCAGACCCTCTGGATGAAGAGCGCAGACTGCTCTACGTGGGCCTTACACGAGCGGCCCGCGCACTCTTTTTGAGCCATTGCGAGCAGCGTACGCTCTATGGACGCACCCTGCGCCTTTCACCCTCGCCCTTCATGACCCAGATACGCGAATTCTGCCGCCATAGTTCACTGGCCGCCCACACCCGCAAGGAACACAAACAGATCAGCCTCTTTTGATGGGCTGAAGTGTTTGCGTAACAAAAAAGCGACGCAGACGCCTTGATGGGGAGCTGGCACAATGGCAGCCCCATAGCATTGAGAGACATTAGTACAAAGCCCCATGACCGCCATGGGCGGCACGGGGCTTTGACAAAAATTGGGCGCGACTTCTTTTCCGGCTGACAGACGCCATATCCGGCAAAAGCTGTTATGCAGAGTTCGTCGCCTGCACAGGCAGGCAGCGAGGCTATTCTTCCAGCCAGGAGTCGTCTTCAAGCACCTTGTAGCCGCGGACGGTGAGGTACACCACGCCGTCCGCCTCTTCCACAATGCCTGAAACTTCTACGGGCACACTGACCTCGTCATCCAGATCAACACCTGCGCCGCGCGGCATGATGCGATATTCCACATCGTCCTGCACAACAGCAACACGGGCCTGCCTGGCATCCACGGAACGCGGCACTGCCGCAACATAGCCTCTGACGGTAATGGGACTCTTGTTCATAATCTCTAACATTGCCTTCCAATGCCGTTTTTTTCGCCTATAGCCCCTTTTATTTTCTGACGCAAGCTCCCTTGGACAGATGGCCTGTTTTTCTGGCCTGTAGCGCCATTTGACGAGAAAATTTCTGCTACAAACCGATTTTTTTCATCAACTCGTACCAGTGGCCGCGTGATATACCCGCCACCTCGGCGGCCTTGCGCACGTCCTCGCCGCTCAGGTCCCAAACCTGCCGCACATAAGCTTTTTCGGCCTGCAGTTTCCACTCACGCAGACTGGGCGGATTTTGCCCCTCCACATCCTGCCCTGCCACGTCCTGTACAGACAGGCCGCAACTGGCAGCTATGCCCGGAACTGCCGCAACCGTGGGTGCAATCTCGCTTGCACCCCCTGGCATGGCAGAAGCCTGCCCCATGCGCCGCCGCACGCAATCGACACGCATGTGCGTGGGCAGATGTACGGGCAATAACAGGTCCCCCTTGCCAGCAGTCAAGCAGGCCCGCTGAATGCAGTGGATAAGTTCGCGCACGTTGCCCGGCCAGGCGTATTCCAGCAGCATGCCCAGGGTATCGTCTGAAAGATTCTTTTCCGGCTGATCGCTGCCAAGGCAAAAACGGGCAATGGCCTGCCGCGCCAGTGCCGGTATTTCGTCCAGCCTTTCACGCAGAGGCGGAATCACAATGGTGAGGCCCTGCAAGCGATAGAGCAGATCTGAACGAAAGCTGTTTTCCTTGGCCATGAGTTCCAGATTTTTGTTGGTGGCGGCCACCAGCCTGAAGTCGCTGCTGACCTCGCGCACTTCACCCACAGGGCGAAAACGGCGCTGTTCCAGCGCGCGCAAAAAAACTCCCTGCATGGGCTGGGGCAGGTCGCCCACTTCGTCCAGAAACAGCGTCCCCTTGTCGGCGGCCAGCAGCAGACCGTCCCGCGCTCTGTCGGCCCCGGTAAACGCTCCCCGGCTGTGGCCGAAGAGGTGGCTCTCTACCAGAGTTTCAGGCAACGAGGCACAGTCTACCGTGATAAAGGGCTTTGCGGCCCGCGTGCTGTTGCGAAAGAGCGCCCGGGCAAACAGTTCCTTGCCCACGCCGGTTTCGCCCAGTAAAAGCACGTTTACATCGCTTTTTGCGGCCTGCGCCAGAAGCTTGAGAGCGCGGCTGATGCCCTGCCCAGAGCCAAGTATATGCCCGCTGTCCACCACCAGTTCTTCGCTGGCCGGCGTGCGGTTTTGCCTGAATTGCAAAACCTGTTTCAGACACTGCTCAATATCACGCATCTGCAGGGGCTTGGTCAGAAACTCCCACGCTCCGGAGCGCAGGGCCGCCTCGGCATTGTCGCCATCTCCATTGCCGGTAATGACCACCACATCGGGGTTGCCGGGCAAGTGGGCAAAATCGGCCTGATATTCCAGTCCGTTGCCGTCTGGAAGCCAGACATCAAGCAGCACAACGTCCACGGGTTCAGCAACCATGCCCAAAGCTTCCTGAATGTTGCCCGCGAGCAGGGCTTCGTGCCCCATACGGTTGCAGACAACCTGCACCATGGTGCGCATAAGCCCCTCGTCGTCCACCACAAGCACTCTGGCCATCAGTCTGACTCCTTGCGCGTGCGCAGCGCATTGATTGTAGCTGATCCTTTTATTTCCCTTGCCAGCATCCGCTTACTCCGTCGCATCAGCATGCGGCCCTGCCGCCAATGCTGCGTCAGCTTCAAGCATTGCCTCGCGCAGGGCGTGGGCAGCTTCTGGCAGATGACTGGCAGTGGCGTTTTCTGCCGCTGCGGCTGCCACGCGCAAACGGTCAAGCCGCATGATACCCGCCGAATTTTTACAGGCATGGGCCGTGCGGCGTATCTGTTCCTCGTCAAGCGCTGCCATGGCGGCATCGAGCGCCACCAGCCGCTCCTGCAGCTCGCCGGCCAGCACATCCACAAGGCTTTTGAGCACTACGGCGTCGTTATCCACCGCTTCGAGAGCGGCTTTGCGGTTCCACACTGCGGGCTGGCTGGTGGAGCATTGCGGGTTGCTTGTATCATCAATGGATTTGGAAGCTTTCCTGTTTTCATTGCTCATTGCGATATTGTCCAGATTCTGCGGTTCTACCTGCTGCGCCGGTGCAGTTTGACCTGTGCCCGTCGCTTTTTTGGCAGCAACAATTTTTTCCAGCTGGCAACGCAGCTGGGCAAAGCTCAAGGGCTTCAAAAATACGCCGTCAGCGCCAAGAGACTCACATTTTTGCACAAATTCGATGCTGGCTGTGGCAGTATAGACCACCGCCAGTGTTTCGCGATGAGCCAGGGTTTCACCATTGCGCAGCCCGGCAAGCACTTCGAGCCCGCTTATACCGGGCAACCGGCTGTCGAGTATGAGCATATCCCACGGCCCCTGACGGGGGTCGCGCAATATCTCGAGCGCCTTTTCGCCGCTGGATACGGTCATGGGTTCCGCTCCCATGCCCTTGAGCATCTGTCGCAGGGCATAGGCAATGGAGGCGGTGTCTTCCGCAACCAGCACTTTTTTGTCTTGCAGGCTCATGTGTTCACACTGCATCCCATAATCAGCAGTACAGCCCGCTGGCTGCGACTGGTCGCAGGGTTGCAACAGCACATCGAGCGTAAAGCAGGCCCCCTGCCCCGGGCGTGATGCAAGCCGCACGTCGCCACCCATCAGCCGAGCCAGCGTGCGCGCAATATTCAGCCCCAAACCTGTTCCGGAAGTGTGGGCGCTGCCGCGCCCGCGCTGAAAACTCTCGAACACCCGCACCTGGTCTTCTTCGGCCAGACCAGGACCGGTATCTGTAACCGCAACGGTCAGGCGCAAGCCTTCGGCTGTGTTCTCAATAACTGTGGCGTAGACCCTTACGGAACCCGAATCCGTGAATTTTACCGCATTGCTGATGATATTGCCCAGAGCCTGTCGCAGACGAAAGCTGTCGCCCACTGCACAGGCGGGCAGGCTGTTCTCCATGCCCAGGGTAAGCGTGATTTCCTTGCTGTCGGCTATGGGTCGGTACAGATTTACGCAGTCGGCAAGGCACTGGCGCAGGTCAAAGGGAGCAGCCCGCAGGGCAGGTGTACCCTGTTCCAGCGCCGCGTGGTCCATGATGTCGTTGACCATTTCGCGCAGTGCTTCTGCCGCCTGAACCAGATAGGACAGTGCTTTTTTGCGCTCTGCTTCGGGCAGTTCCTTTTTTTGGGCCAGTTCGCTCATGCCCACTATGGCCGTGAGCGGCGTGCGCATGTCGTGGCTCAGGTGGCCCATAAACGTGCTTTTCATGCGGCTGGCTTCTTCTGCCAGCCAGCGCCGGTGTGTAAGATTGAACGTGATACCGCCGATGGCCAGCACACCGGTGACCGCAAGCAGGCCATAGAGCAGCCGCATGTTGTGCAACTGCTTGTCGAGGCTTTTCTGAAAAATTGTGGTGTCCTGGCTAACACTTATACCGCCCAGCACTTCTCCCACCTGCCTGCCCACATGGCAGCG includes the following:
- a CDS encoding sigma-54 dependent transcriptional regulator yields the protein MARVLVVDDEGLMRTMVQVVCNRMGHEALLAGNIQEALGMVAEPVDVVLLDVWLPDGNGLEYQADFAHLPGNPDVVVITGNGDGDNAEAALRSGAWEFLTKPLQMRDIEQCLKQVLQFRQNRTPASEELVVDSGHILGSGQGISRALKLLAQAAKSDVNVLLLGETGVGKELFARALFRNSTRAAKPFITVDCASLPETLVESHLFGHSRGAFTGADRARDGLLLAADKGTLFLDEVGDLPQPMQGVFLRALEQRRFRPVGEVREVSSDFRLVAATNKNLELMAKENSFRSDLLYRLQGLTIVIPPLRERLDEIPALARQAIARFCLGSDQPEKNLSDDTLGMLLEYAWPGNVRELIHCIQRACLTAGKGDLLLPVHLPTHMRVDCVRRRMGQASAMPGGASEIAPTVAAVPGIAASCGLSVQDVAGQDVEGQNPPSLREWKLQAEKAYVRQVWDLSGEDVRKAAEVAGISRGHWYELMKKIGL
- a CDS encoding UvrD-helicase domain-containing protein, translating into MNFIADLHIHSRFSRATSKALNPRHLAAWARCKGINVLGTGDFTHPQWRADLAEQLVLDEETGLYRLAVEPEPLDFMAASTGSYLPEAPAPLFMLQTEISSIYKRGGKVRKVHNLVFVPTLEDAERLSRRLAQIGNLNADGRPILGLDSRDLLEIMLECAPGSVMIPAHVWTPWFALFGSKSGFDRLEDCYGDLSEHIFALETGLSSDPAMNRLISGLDNYALVSNSDAHSGANLGREANLFEGRPSYAGMFAALRASARREDQSELDCRFLGTMEFYPDEGKYHLDGHRACNVVLQPKDSLALGNICPVCGKPLTVGVLHRVLELADRETTPELPREPEVRPLIPLAEVVGEILDVGPTSRRVQERYSRLLRELGPELDILCSLPEADIRAHWEPLGEAVARMRRGQVFREGGYDGEYGTVRVFAPDELADARGALPGVKAPAKRGRKKAAETAGESATISATAAVRVRRAALPLAESADTTAADNFSAVKSAARTEAPARSFAYSTDQQAVLTAGPAPVLVLAGPGAGKTRVLVGRLQWLAQQGEDMGRVLAVTFTRRAANELRERLAGVFSGSRGAAPQCDTLHGMAWAALRAASGDNPPLLMGEDAALSLFRLSNPELEPREARNLWDRLALAREGATLDQEPAQSPLAQAAANYTARKNAKQRYVDYADLLDWWLAHAGTRPESARPRHVLVDEVQDLSAVQLAIVRALLPAGGSGFFGIGDPDQAIYGFRGVAGQSEASLRVCWPELAVYRLGQSYRSSQSVLDMARSLLQHKGQCGPLKAAQQLTADLRLFTAPDEHAEARWIAARVQHLLGATAHTLMDRQDPDDLHGLAGTLAPGDVAVLVRLKAQIAPLQAVLEKAGIPCAAPAQDTFWQDPACARLLALLGSAGGFAQFFTDTPDAADDAESLPVEWCSAVGLPAPEAMSGWLAARPWAGELFTGGHSWRQLCRTWKQSGSWSAFFEQLAWLQEAELVREKAERVQILTLHASKGLEFQAVFIPGLEDGLLPMRRDMLFAGKEEGSGQADPLDEERRLLYVGLTRAARALFLSHCEQRTLYGRTLRLSPSPFMTQIREFCRHSSLAAHTRKEHKQISLF
- a CDS encoding ATP-binding protein; translated protein: MPWLALAASLAWLVLTGVLYRQAVQTNAEHSLELEHTRLSTMAQQLMDARNWNAAHGGVYVAQSEYGQPNLWLPESERTVTTQDGRTLVLVNPAYMSRQLAERSSREGVTISVVSSSPLRPENMADVWERSALSRCAEETPEVFTSPQHGGKQGLRLLSVLIAQQSCLRCHVGRQVGEVLGGISVSQDTTIFQKSLDKQLHNMRLLYGLLAVTGVLAIGGITFNLTHRRWLAEEASRMKSTFMGHLSHDMRTPLTAIVGMSELAQKKELPEAERKKALSYLVQAAEALREMVNDIMDHAALEQGTPALRAAPFDLRQCLADCVNLYRPIADSKEITLTLGMENSLPACAVGDSFRLRQALGNIISNAVKFTDSGSVRVYATVIENTAEGLRLTVAVTDTGPGLAEEDQVRVFESFQRGRGSAHTSGTGLGLNIARTLARLMGGDVRLASRPGQGACFTLDVLLQPCDQSQPAGCTADYGMQCEHMSLQDKKVLVAEDTASIAYALRQMLKGMGAEPMTVSSGEKALEILRDPRQGPWDMLILDSRLPGISGLEVLAGLRNGETLAHRETLAVVYTATASIEFVQKCESLGADGVFLKPLSFAQLRCQLEKIVAAKKATGTGQTAPAQQVEPQNLDNIAMSNENRKASKSIDDTSNPQCSTSQPAVWNRKAALEAVDNDAVVLKSLVDVLAGELQERLVALDAAMAALDEEQIRRTAHACKNSAGIMRLDRLRVAAAAAENATASHLPEAAHALREAMLEADAALAAGPHADATE